A section of the Kribbella sp. HUAS MG21 genome encodes:
- a CDS encoding helix-turn-helix domain-containing protein: protein MEESQTPVLDVLLHPVRWRIVQRVLGRELTTTDLKRDLPDVPTTTLYRHVAALIDAGYLTVVRERKVRGTTERTLTLDQTKVGRIDEREARAMTPEQHRQAFLMLLTRLAADFDRVIDTGDLYPRLHQLGYSQLALYLDDHDMTTFRQAFADLVAPYLAESPGKDRIVMSVFSLPDS, encoded by the coding sequence ATGGAGGAGTCGCAGACCCCGGTGCTGGACGTCCTGCTGCACCCGGTCCGCTGGCGCATCGTGCAGCGCGTCCTGGGCCGCGAGCTGACCACCACGGACCTGAAGCGCGACCTGCCCGACGTACCCACGACCACCCTCTACCGGCACGTCGCCGCCCTGATCGACGCCGGCTACCTGACCGTGGTCCGCGAACGAAAAGTCCGCGGCACCACGGAACGCACCCTCACCCTCGACCAGACGAAGGTCGGCCGGATCGACGAGCGCGAAGCCCGCGCGATGACCCCCGAGCAGCACCGCCAGGCCTTCCTGATGCTCCTCACCCGCCTGGCCGCCGACTTCGACCGCGTCATCGACACCGGCGACCTCTACCCCCGCCTACACCAACTCGGCTACTCCCAACTGGCCCTCTACCTCGACGACCACGACATGACCACCTTCCGCCAAGCCTTCGCCGACCTGGTCGCCCCCTACCTAGCCGAGTCCCCCGGCAAGGACCGCATCGTCATGTCCGTGTTCTCACTACCGGACAGCTGA
- a CDS encoding cyclopropane-fatty-acyl-phospholipid synthase family protein, whose product MRWVARLVVDRLLDQVAVRAVYPDGTVRGGGGPGAPVLRIVRPDAMFERLARNPKIGLGEAYQAGDWTTADGTDLGELLTPFAERVAHLVPPTLLRFRRLVDRRVPRRHRNTPAGARDNISAHYDLSNALFGAFLDPGMTYSSALFDPDVPLAAQDLEAAQDRKVERILDLAAVGPGSRVLEIGTGWGTLAIAAARRGAHVTGITLSTEQLQLAGKRVAGAGLADRVDLRLQDYRAVTGSYDAVVSVEMIEAVGEEYWPDYFRTLDRLLAPGGRIAVQAILMDHDRMLATRRSYSWIQKYIFPGGLIPSRTAIDETVARHTTLTVDDDYRFGQDYAETLRRWRRRFTANWPAVRAEGFDEKFRRTWEYYLAYSESGFASGYLDVAQLRLTRRPSAVR is encoded by the coding sequence ATGAGGTGGGTCGCCCGGCTGGTCGTCGACCGGCTCCTCGACCAGGTCGCCGTACGCGCGGTCTACCCGGACGGCACGGTGCGCGGTGGCGGTGGGCCGGGCGCACCGGTGCTGCGGATCGTCCGTCCGGACGCGATGTTCGAGCGGCTCGCCCGGAACCCGAAGATCGGACTCGGCGAGGCCTACCAGGCCGGTGACTGGACGACGGCCGACGGCACCGACCTGGGCGAGCTGCTGACGCCGTTCGCCGAGCGCGTCGCGCACCTCGTGCCGCCCACGCTCCTGCGGTTCCGGCGGCTCGTCGACCGGCGGGTCCCGCGACGCCACCGCAACACACCGGCCGGCGCCCGCGACAACATCAGCGCGCACTACGACCTGAGCAACGCCTTGTTCGGCGCGTTCCTGGACCCCGGGATGACGTACAGCTCGGCGTTGTTCGATCCCGACGTACCGTTGGCCGCCCAGGATCTCGAGGCGGCGCAGGACCGGAAGGTCGAGCGGATCCTCGACCTGGCCGCCGTGGGCCCGGGCAGTCGCGTGCTGGAGATCGGAACGGGTTGGGGCACGCTGGCGATCGCCGCGGCTCGCCGTGGTGCGCACGTCACCGGAATCACGTTGTCGACCGAGCAGCTGCAGCTGGCCGGGAAGCGCGTCGCCGGCGCCGGACTGGCCGACCGCGTCGACCTCCGGCTCCAGGACTACCGGGCGGTGACCGGTTCGTACGACGCCGTGGTCAGCGTGGAGATGATCGAAGCAGTCGGCGAGGAGTACTGGCCGGACTACTTCCGGACGCTGGACCGGCTGCTCGCACCGGGCGGGCGGATCGCGGTGCAGGCGATCCTGATGGACCACGACCGGATGCTCGCCACGCGGCGTTCGTACAGCTGGATCCAGAAGTACATCTTCCCCGGCGGCCTCATCCCATCCCGGACCGCGATCGACGAAACCGTCGCGCGGCACACCACCTTGACGGTCGACGACGACTACCGATTCGGCCAGGACTACGCGGAGACACTCCGCCGCTGGCGACGCCGATTCACCGCCAACTGGCCGGCCGTCCGAGCGGAGGGCTTCGACGAGAAGTTCCGGAGAACGTGGGAGTACTACCTCGCCTACAGCGAGTCCGGCTTCGCCTCCGGCTACCTCGACGTCGCCCAGCTCCGTCTCACTCGCCGTCCTTCAGCTGTCCGGTAG
- a CDS encoding DUF1365 domain-containing protein: MTVAGALPTLPAIVTGSVRHGRSVPIRHAFRHRVYQWLIDLDDVPRMPWYLRPLAGFDARDHLGGRGPTIKAGLRRYLAGRGIEYDGRVLMLANARVFGHVFDPLTVFWCVDSPYVVAEVHNTYGERHVYLLTPDKDGSAEAAKEFYVSPFNDVSGAYELQFHLDSERVRVQVRLSRGARTVFAASFDGVPRPATRRAVLATAVRMPLMPQRVSALIRLHGLWLWARRLPVVQRPKHELQEGLR; this comes from the coding sequence GTGACGGTCGCCGGTGCGCTCCCCACACTCCCGGCGATCGTCACCGGCTCCGTCCGGCACGGGCGATCCGTCCCGATCCGGCACGCGTTCCGGCACCGGGTGTACCAGTGGCTGATCGACCTGGACGACGTACCGAGGATGCCGTGGTACCTGCGTCCGCTGGCCGGCTTCGACGCGCGGGACCATCTCGGCGGCCGCGGCCCGACGATCAAGGCCGGTCTGCGCCGCTACCTCGCCGGCCGGGGCATCGAGTACGACGGGCGCGTCCTGATGCTCGCGAACGCCCGGGTGTTCGGTCACGTCTTCGATCCGCTGACCGTCTTCTGGTGCGTCGACAGCCCGTACGTCGTCGCGGAGGTGCACAACACGTACGGCGAGCGGCATGTGTACCTGTTGACGCCGGACAAGGACGGCAGCGCCGAGGCGGCGAAGGAGTTCTACGTCTCGCCGTTCAACGACGTCTCGGGCGCCTACGAACTGCAGTTCCACCTGGACAGCGAGCGGGTGCGCGTCCAGGTTCGGCTGTCCCGCGGCGCCCGGACGGTCTTCGCCGCGAGCTTCGACGGCGTACCACGACCGGCCACGCGTCGAGCAGTCCTCGCAACCGCGGTCCGGATGCCGCTCATGCCGCAACGCGTGTCGGCGCTCATCCGGCTGCACGGCCTCTGGCTCTGGGCCCGCCGGCTGCCCGTCGTGCAGCGCCCGAAGCACGAACTCCAGGAAGGTCTCCGATGA